A single Callithrix jacchus isolate 240 chromosome 4, calJac240_pri, whole genome shotgun sequence DNA region contains:
- the PLN gene encoding phospholamban — translation MEKVQYLTRSAIRRASTIEMPQQARQNLQNLFINFCLILICLLLICIIVMLL, via the coding sequence ATGGAGAAAGTCCAATACCTCACTCGCTCAGCTATAAGAAGAGCCTCAACCATTGAAATGCCTCAACAAGCACGTCAAAATCTACAGAACCTATTTATCAATTTCTGTCTCATCTTAATATGTCTCTTGCTGATCTGTATCATCGTGATGCTTCTCTGA